The genomic segment CTCACATCTtacctttctccagccccacagctgagaaagcagaggagaaggTCAGGTGAGGGCATGTCCTGGACCActaccttttcttccctccagagAAAGATCATCAATACATAGACAGGGGTTATGAGCACAGCCGTGGCCATCACCACCCCGACCATTGCTCCCAAGTTCACAAGTGAAGGGTGCCACTGGTCCTCTGTGTCCTCCAGGCCAGCTGTGGTGACTGCAGAGGTGACAATGGAAGGGCTCTGCATGGTGGTgctgaaggctggggagagatgagGAGTGAGCAGATCCTCCCTGGATGAGGGAGAGATGGGGTGAGTGTCACACCTTGTCTCCTCTGTGAGATGTGGCATGTGGAATAGCTGTTAGAAGTTCACAGAGAGGGGAACACATGCTGAAGCCTGAGACTCCAGGAGAGCAAGCTCGAAAGCTCACTCTCCACCTGACCTGTATGTCCTCAGATGGTCATCTGGTCACAGACAATTATTCCAATGAAATATAGTTTTTATCATAGATGTATGTAACATGCAGACACATCTCAGTCCACAGAGTGTTGGCTGCTTGTTGCCTCAGATGGAGTTTCATCCCTAGTAGTCATGTAAAGAGCTCGATGAACTTGTCATGGCCTTTCATCTTAGCCCAAGGGGCAGATCTTTGCGAGTTTAAAGCCAGCCCCATCTGTGTGTAGAGTTCCACACCAAAGAGTGTTAGgagctgtgatcccagcactaaggaggtgaagacaggaatgtTCCGGGGGCTCACTAGCAAGCCAGCCCAGCCAGTCTACTGACAAACTAAAGctagtgagacaccctgtcttaaaataaggGAGGGACACCTGATGTTGTCCTCTGGGCTACATATGCACATGAAGAAATGTGAActttaacacatacacacacacacacacacacacacacacacacacacacacacacacacctggagtaACAGattcacatgttcacacacagcgaataattaaaaatacataaaaaaatatataattttcgcCATAAGTGTACAGCTCAGTGTAGGGCAGAGTACATCCATTTGCTCTACAAACATCACTATGATTAATTTCCACAAATTACCTATTTGGAAATACTAGATCAACAGTTCCCAACCTGTGGTTCACTACTCCTATAGTGGTAGAATTaaagatatcctgcatattaggtATTTACagtgtgattcataacagtagcaatatcacagttatgaagtagcaatgaaaatagttttatggtgtAGAGTGGCCAttacaacatggggaactgtattgaagggtcacagcattaggaaggttgagaatcactactCTAGACCCAAGAAAcagctcctttctctcccttcccggAGCCCTGGCAGCTGCTGGTTGACATTACATCAGGTCAATATGGCGGCCACAGAGACCTTGCAGAGAACTGTGCTGTGGGGGGTTTAATCCAGCCAAGAGCCACTGCTGGATGTGCTGGCACAGGCccctaatctcagcacttaggaggcagaggcttgtgtagatttctgtgagttccagaacaaccagggctaaatggtgagaccctgtcttagaaaaactaAAACACTAACATATAaaaaagccacagagtaagactgTGATGAGCGACTAAGCACGGAATCCCAGCTCCTGCAGGGCCAAGTGAAGAGCATAGGGGGGACAGTCACACTGTGACGATGCTGGACCTCAGTGTTCCCTGTGCATAAGACTGCAGTTACTTCTGCTGCAGAGGAGAGACAAggaccaaaagacagagaagccATATCATAACAATGGGGACATTATTTCCCTAGAGCCTTGGCGCTTGTGTGGGAGAGGTGAGGGTGAGAAGgtaaggaaggagagagcaggtTGTGAAaagtgggagagacagagagtttTGTAGAAAGAGGTGAGGGATGTGTCCAGGGGAGCTAGGAGGGGTAATAGGGAATTTGATGACAGGTAGTAGTTTACACTTGGACTGGAGGACTCCAAGAACATCCAGTGGGCACCTGCTGTTTGTTCTGGGCTTAGGTTGGAGCTGTGTGGAGATGCTTCATACAGGGATTCACTGGAGCCCTGCCTCAGGACCAAGTGAGGCTGTTACATCCTGGAGAAGTCACTCAATTGAGGTCCTAGAGAAGTGGACTGGCCTGCAGTGTTAGTTTGAGACAAGTAGGGGGTGAACTGACTAGTAGGGGCAGGCTGAATGCTTAAGAAGGCATAGGGTTCCATCTTAGCAGAGAATGACAGGCAAGGTCAGAGGAGCAGCAAAGACCTGTCACAACAAGAAGGGAAAGATCCTGTTAGCAGAGGCCTGGGCAGAGCCAAGGAGAATGAGTATAAAAGAAATCTCAGAGTTGTGGAGCCTGAGGTGACATCTAGGGGACAAGAAAGCCAGAGGGCATCAAAGCCAGGGCCAGTGTGGCTCACCATGAGCGATGGTCAGCTGGGTCCCTACAATTGACTGCAAACTCTTCATGCCTTCTGTTGTGTTCAGTTGAACTTGGCAAAAGTACTTTGTCTGGTCCTTCTTCTTCAAGTCCAGGACTCTGAGCACTCCGGATGTCTGAGGCTGTGCCCAGGTCAGGACGAGCCGGTTCTTGAAATGCTCATGTGTGTAACCAGAGGAAGAGTTATAGATAAATTCCCCAAGGAGGTGTTGCCATTTCCAGAGAATCCTCATCTGTGGATCCTGTGCCATCTcccagggaaaggagaaggagaaggggatctcGATGGAGCCGCCCTGGACACCAGAGAGGTTTACTGGTTGGTTGACCCCAAAGGTACTTTTTCTCTTGGATCCTGCTGAAGGATCCTGGGTAGGATGGGGAGAATCTGAAGTCTCTGCAGAGAATGGAAAGGATGACTCAGAGCTTCCTGACCCTTGACCCACAGGCAGGTGTGGGACACAGGGCAGAACTGTCCTTATGCCTCATTATCCCATAAGGGACTGGAAAGTCAAGGAAGGGTTGGACTGGACCCACTCTGAGGATGAGCTCTCTTGGGGCACAAGCATCCACTGCATCCTCTAGTAGACACATGTCCACAGGACAGCCTGCTCTTCCCAGCTGCACCGCCCCCTTCTGTGGCTAAAGCAGAGTCCCTGCTAACAAGGTCCCCACCACTTACCAGCTTGCAGGCATGCAGCTGACATCAGTAGAAGCAGGATCCAAGCCATGGCCTAATTCCCTCTAGGAAGTGAGACCAGCAGAGCCAccagacaggagaggaggatctgtgagggaCCCTGGGGTGCTCAGGAGTCAGGAAGAATCAGGGTCAAGTGGAATATAACCCCTGAGTCTTTTCATGTGGAGGACAGATGGAACAGGAcctccccatctccaccttcttGTGACCAGCAATTCTTTCATCAttttggcttcttccttcccaCGTTGCAGAACATTCTTGTGGTCGCTGACAGGATGGCTGTGCCCAGGAGCCCAGATCCCATTTTTGGCCAGGAATATATGCAATTGACTGTAGatataattctaaatggtcttattaaataagaaacacagaaccaaatacagagttaaagcctaagagatcagagcaagagccatgaccccctttagcttaccacttgctGTCATCCTTGCCCTGAGAGAGAGagtccttcttcctgtgtgtcttgtcttTTATTGATTTCCTGTTCTGaattctcattggctctaagcccagcctcgtgacttcctcatcactgcctgtctatacagacctcctggtctctctggttggtcctgggattaaagactcaagagtcagcacacttggctgtgtccttgaccacacagagactctgcctgcatTGTGATCAGATTAAGGCCTTGggtcaccaccacctgacttctattcctggctcactaatgacctctgatctccaggcaaactttatttattaacatacaaataaaatgacatttcagtacaattaaaatatcaccacatttccccctatTCTTCTAAttaatagaaaaaagagaaaaatgtgataactaatataagaaatactacatacaataagtacaccaactatatacaatatagacaagcaataaatacctaaacaaggtctagtccatttgtatttgatgaactcagagaaaatattccattatctatgctattttgtaagtccaaaatgtacccgattcactttctatcctaacttgtattactaacagagaactatcttataatgtatttcaaatttatacacattACACCTCTCAGTGAGTTTCTTTTGTGAAATCTTAACAAGGAAAGctgtaactataactgtctaaTGTTCAAGTCACTATAACTATAACAATCTAatcttcagctccctcagagacccaagaaggaaatcataTTACCtaaaaaaacaagaagtgcacGTAAGCGGCTTCCAAAataatgtgagttgacagaaatggccagcttcctggacagtcacccaaggtttctccaaAATGtaggggcatcatcttcagcctataggcttagcatatctgacagactcatttgtgaaccaggatgtacacaaggcctacagttcaacctcacattagGTGAGAGTTGTTCATGTACCAGAAAcgcctgaattccactagtgtcctatcatgattcaggattttaaattctggacgTTGTTGATATTTTGTAAATTcatctgtccattcttcttggcttgtggttgtggctttagcaacaggcatcctctgaggccaggactaTATGTCGCCATcgctgaagtggcctttgcaatccagaaaaggtacagtgcccctttcttctaAGGCCGCTGAACAGGCAGGAGACTGATGgctctggtgtgcagtggaacagtagctgaaacagttatctTGAAAGAGTCACTAAGCTGacggagtctaacctctcaatggtacaCTGGCATTTAGTAAAGGAGATGAAGCCGCCCTCAAGCCGAGAAGAACGGGCTGTGGAGAAGAACGGGCTGCCGAGATGAAGCTCAGAGCAGCAACGTGTCACTGATGACATATGGCCTGGAACAACTCTGAGAGTGGACACAGCTGATCTGTGACTGTGGTGGAGGCGTGGGAGGTTGGGCAGTGgctgtggtgacctcagggctgGTTCTGCAGGAGGGTCATCCCACCTTTCCCATGACATGGTTCCATCAGTTCCCCATAGGACGTGAAGACAAAGTTTTACCAGAGGAAGTGGCATTATTCTCCCTGAGTGACATGTGCAGAGGCGACTTCCCATTTCCTTATATTGCTGCATTGACTGCCTTCTCCATGCCTCCCTGCAGGTGGCTGTGCAGCCGCCTCTGTCacatctgctgtctctgccttcctcacagTCCCTACAGTTCCCATGGCCTTCAGATCCTTTGACCTGATCAAGACAAAACTCTCATTGTCTCACTACCAAGTTACCTGGTCCAAAAATTCTATATTCTTTGCACCTCTGCACACTCCAATCACAGAATCTTAAAGATGAGTTGGTACTAGGTGCACTGTCAGTCAGGACCCAGGACAAGGGTGTTCTACTTGTCTGACCTTTCCTTTGGGGGCTAGGgggtgtctcatgtagcccaagatgggctttgaacttgatatgtagccagCGATGACAttgaactcatacagatcctCCTCATTGCCCTCAGAAGTGatggggtgacaggtgtgtgccatcatgcccttTGTCTCCTGCTGGAGATAGAACCTACGTTTCTGTGCATGCCCTAAgtatgtaagtaagtaagtaattgCTCCACCAGATGAAACTTGTCTTTAGCCTCCATGAAATTCAGAGAGGAGACTAGTCACAAGTACTCACCTCCAGATTTTAGCAGGTCCTGCCCTACTGTCTGGAGTCTGTCAGAAAAGGTTCACTGATTTCTAAGTCACCAAGGACGGGAAAAACCTGATGAAGCTGCCATATGTCAGCCTTAGGCCCCATCATTTTTACACATGTGGGACTGGTGGGTTCTTCAGGATCCCAGCTGTCCCTTGTCCTCAGCCTCActgctgccacctgctggacCCTGAGTCCCAAGACATGGACTCTGGAATTTTCAAGGCCTGGATTCAGGTGAATCCCCATAGGGTCTATGCTGTGGCATGATTTCTGTCCAGGATGCTGTAATCAGTCTCCTGTAATCCCAACCACGTTCCCCATAATAGCAGTGACTGGGCCCTGCAGCCATGACTTCACAGGGGAGGGACACTATCTGTAGAAGAGCAGCCTGGAGcactggtgtgtgtgcacacatgtatgaccGTGGGGAGTGTCAGACTGAAGTAATAGTATCTGGCTGCTGCTCAGGCTGTGTAGCACATGAGTGCCCGGTCCCcatagaataaataagtaaatataatggaaaaaaattaaacctcTAAGTgctcatggtggtgcatgcctttaattctagcatttgggagacagaggcagagaagagagaacatCTGTTATCTTGAATGTGGACTGGTCTTTAaattgagttccagaccagccaggggtacatagtgagaacttgtcccccaagacagacaaacaaagaaaaacaaggaccaactaaccaaacaaataGTCCAAGGTGCATGGTGTCCTGAGTAGGAGTActgcctgaggttgtcctctggcctacacatacaTGAGCAGACACTCAtttgcacacacctgcacacagacacacacaatcatacaagGCACCTTTCACAGCTAATCTGCCATCACACATTTATCCAGTCCTCATCCTGAGTAAACATGATCTCTCCAGGCATGGCTATGTGACTCTTCAGACTCCAGCTCCTGATAGTGTCCCCAGCATTCAGACTCTGACATTATACCCACCTGGCTCAAcattctctatttctctctgaaTTATCCAGTTCCAGCAACGCCACTCAACGTAATCACAGTGCAgttcctgtgggtcctgacccTACAGATATCATCATTGATGAAAACTGTCCATCTGTCCTCCCCTCCTGTCACACCACCTACCATCCCACTCATGATTTGTTTACCCCAGTGACAACATGCAGACCCAGGGTTACCTGTCCAGAGTGGATCctgaggagagtggaggagatgctagagaggatggaaggatggcagctggtggtgtagacaggacactcaggctgcacctGAGACTTTACATTAGGACAGTAGCCCTGCCCACACCCGACTTCTACTTTCTCTCCTAGGATGACATCATCATCTTCACCTCCCTCATGTGCTGCCCAACCTCAGCATGAACATCTCCCTGCACCCCTGCCCATGGGAGCCCCAAGAAGAGACTCTATAGTGTCCTAAAGACCCAGTGAGTGGGGCTGGGTGACCAGCTCAGTCTCCTGCACTTCTAACTCACCTTtcctccacccactcattctcaaactgccttgagaagcacagacaggtctgaaagcagctgagatcgatacaaataagtttacagtagtcaggatggctcctaagcaaaaaaaaaaaaaaaaaaaaaaaaaaaggaaagaaaatcagctTATATCCTCAGACAAgttccaaaaggatcggtttacagtctgcctactggcagaccctccaaaagctgtccttaagccaccagtcatcaggaaaaaaatccaggacagggagtaaaatccatctcttttTCTCCACACCCTCcagactaaaacttaagcatctggagagcaaggctcctgaccccatgggcaaaagagtcagctgtggcatttaaggtgtgccagggaagagataaaagcccgaaaacaaaattgccaagtgctggcactcactgattcccaaaagctgttgggtccctcttttaaatgaaaaaaggccacaggacagtgaatgccctgccaggccatcaacagccttgttaaaaggccacctagaaagacaaccagtcagctgactgctaCCAGGCGCCAAGACCCATGGGAACATCAAGCTAAGttctccagcagacctaggcttggctacagacatggcagggaacccagagcgcagcagggaagcgatctgtttctttccttctggacaccagagccactgactcagtcctgggagttttaggatgtcatttctcctttctattgtcgggtacagaggacagccttacctacctcaacagatttaattgcactttcagagttaattaatgaaaaaaaaattccagctaggataagagctcattgtctcacttcaaagttactgcctgtgtttctcatgtgcatacagacaagGCTATGATCTTtgcttgtccctaattccaaaaaaaaaaattctcatgtaccacaagcttttctcttcccagttccctgttctaaatcactgttcagctaatggtataggaccaccacagagccggagtccaaagatcatcaagtaagaaactgtaacagctaaaaggtatttacaccccgaGAACCAAAAGTGTCTAGGCACtacaaaaaagactttaatgtaaacatctattactatgagatgctttaaaaCAATCTGTCTCTGAtgaagcttaacatgtttcaaaatccatctggacaggccagatctaccaacataaaataataatgattgttttctctctaagcttttttctatgtcactagcatcttgtcagacagaaggttcccagccacagccaagagggatacatgtctccagaacaagtGGACTGCAGACAGCATCCCTCAACGCAtgtctaccttggaagactcgccttctccatttccccaagagccaaccgaccTCCAAAAATCagttggaagcagtttttgagaggaacgatgcccctattcccatctgcctgctttcttgtaaGTGAAAGTCTGGCATGGAAGGATTCtttccttaattacatcatcagcctgcaaAGGAGGCCCAGCCTAAAAAGGAGTTGGGCCCTCTATGTGTcgccttttttctctttcctctttcttccctctgcatattctgtttctctggttctctctctctctctctctctctctctctctctctctctctctctctctctctctctctctctctctctccctccctccctccctccctccctctctccctctctccccttctctcccaataaagctctagaaaggtaaccatggctcgtgacttttctccagcactctcctccgtcGGCTTGGCCACCACAGGCACAGTCCAGCCACAAGTGCCACCTTAACAAAAGTAAGAGATCTTGAAGATCTGGAACAAAGGATTCTGGAGGAGCGGGGCTCACTGAccatagagaaagacagagaaaagaaaggaaaagatggtAGAGCTGTTGAATCGAGGCAGATGTTCAAGGCTGAGAGGAAACAGATACACAGAGGGAAGCCcaggaaatggaaggagggagggaggaagtctgAGGTCTGAAGTGGGTGCTGTTCTGGGAAGGAGATTCCTGAGACCCCTGCACTCCTTGTCAGTGAGAATCTGGTGCCCTGAGGAGCCTGAGGTCATACATAGAAGACAAGGAGGGATCAGACAGGAAGAGTCAGTGGTTTGGGAGATGTGAACAGCCCTGTGTGTggttctccttttttaaaaaaaatgttatttgaagggcctagagagatggctgagtgtttAAGAgcttggctgctcctgcagaggacccggaTGGCCCTCACCTGGCTGGGGTTTTGGCTTTGGTCCTCTGTCCTGTGGGGAGAAACAGTGTCAGTGTGACATCAGTGCTGATCCTCCATCATCCTTCTCAGCTGTCCTCTGTGTTCAGACCACCTTCAGAGGACTGGGGAGCAGAGAACCTACCCCTGGCAGTCAGAGAAGAGCCTGAGCTCCCTCTGCTGGGCTGTGGTCCTACACAGCAAGCCTTCCCAGATCTCTGCT from the Onychomys torridus unplaced genomic scaffold, mOncTor1.1, whole genome shotgun sequence genome contains:
- the LOC118575899 gene encoding paired immunoglobulin-like type 2 receptor beta produces the protein MAWILLLLMSAACLQAGNSAGSKRKSTFGVNQPVNLSGVQGGSIEIPFSFSFPWEMAQDPQMRILWKWQHLLGEFIYNSSSGYTHEHFKNRLVLTWAQPQTSGVLRVLDLKKKDQTKYFCQVQLNTTEGMKSLQSIVGTQLTIAHAFSTTMQSPSIVTSAVTTAGLEDTEDQWHPSLVNLGAMVGVVMATAVLITPVYVLMIFLWREEKVVVQDMPSPDLLLCFLSCGAGE